In Paraburkholderia terrae, the following proteins share a genomic window:
- a CDS encoding NRAMP family divalent metal transporter yields the protein MIDPQHRSSYGHHVIISRLRKDEKTNDPPVAHSWAADLGPGLASTGSDNDPSGIATYSLAGAQFGLDLAWLCVLSYPSMVAFQLVSSRIAVLTGQGLTSNMREHYPRAFFYLAVARFLIANVLNVAADTVAMGVAAHFLWHGSVAVFAGVATLLSVALQFTLPYPRYANTLKWLTLSLFAYAGVVIVMRIPWHVLLSAALVPHLHWQEHYFSMLLAVLGTTISPYLIFSQATQQLEELRLDPEHKPSAEHNRLLGQQFRKTRKDTLIRTALSNAVGFFIMAGAAATLYAYGRGLTDIDGAANVLEPVAYRYAPQVLALAFIGTALLALPPLAGSAAHAVAGIVESKDKALTDRRISLALLVVMLFGGALGVVLTSAHVEPLRLMYWSAVLNGSTATPVMFMLVLLSTKHSAVGDLSAHWVLRGLCWLATVCAAAALVSLFVLEWSEWKSGAA from the coding sequence ATGATTGACCCACAGCATCGCTCGAGTTATGGGCACCACGTGATAATCAGCCGACTAAGGAAGGACGAGAAAACCAATGACCCACCGGTGGCTCACTCGTGGGCGGCAGATCTGGGACCGGGGCTGGCGTCGACGGGAAGCGACAATGACCCGAGTGGCATTGCGACCTATTCGCTCGCTGGTGCGCAGTTCGGCTTGGATTTGGCCTGGTTGTGCGTGCTGTCATATCCATCAATGGTCGCGTTTCAACTGGTCTCATCACGCATTGCCGTGCTGACGGGCCAAGGTCTGACCAGCAACATGCGTGAGCACTACCCGCGTGCGTTCTTTTATCTTGCAGTTGCTCGATTTTTGATTGCCAACGTGCTCAATGTTGCGGCAGACACGGTTGCGATGGGCGTGGCAGCACATTTCCTGTGGCATGGTTCCGTAGCGGTATTCGCGGGCGTGGCGACGCTGTTGTCGGTAGCGCTTCAGTTTACGTTGCCCTATCCTCGATATGCCAATACGTTGAAATGGCTGACGTTGTCGCTCTTTGCATATGCCGGCGTCGTGATCGTGATGCGCATCCCCTGGCACGTGCTGTTATCGGCAGCGCTCGTGCCGCATCTTCACTGGCAAGAACACTACTTCTCAATGCTACTGGCGGTGCTGGGCACGACGATCAGCCCGTACCTGATTTTCTCGCAGGCGACGCAGCAACTGGAAGAGTTGCGGCTCGACCCCGAACACAAACCGTCTGCGGAACATAACCGCCTGCTCGGGCAGCAATTTCGCAAGACCCGAAAGGACACGCTGATTCGAACCGCACTATCCAACGCTGTTGGGTTCTTCATCATGGCCGGGGCGGCCGCAACACTCTACGCCTATGGTCGAGGTCTGACGGATATAGACGGCGCAGCAAACGTACTGGAACCTGTCGCGTATCGATACGCTCCGCAGGTGCTGGCGCTCGCATTCATTGGAACGGCGTTGCTAGCTTTACCGCCTCTGGCAGGTTCGGCGGCACACGCAGTCGCAGGTATCGTCGAAAGCAAGGACAAGGCGCTCACGGACCGGCGAATCTCGCTCGCATTGCTCGTCGTGATGCTGTTCGGCGGTGCCCTCGGCGTAGTGCTGACTTCTGCACATGTGGAACCGCTACGGCTGATGTATTGGAGCGCGGTGTTGAACGGCTCCACAGCAACCCCCGTCATGTTCATGCTGGTGCTGTTGAGCACGAAGCATTCGGCCGTGGGCGATCTGAGTGCTCA